One Dokdonia sp. Dokd-P16 genomic window carries:
- a CDS encoding rod shape-determining protein, with translation MGFFDFLTEDIAIDLGTANTLIIHNDKVVVDSPSIVARDRTTKKIIAVGKEAAQMQGKTHENIKTIRPLKDGVIADFDASEQMIAMFIKEIPALKKKFFPPALRMVICIPSGITEVEMRAVKESAERVNGKEVYLIHEPMAAAIGIGVDIMQPKGNMIVDIGGGTTEIAVIALGGIVCDKSVKIAGDVFTNDIIYYMRTQHNLYVGERSAEKIKIQIGAATEDLEVPPEEMSVQGRDLLTGKPKQVQISYREIAKALDKSILRIEDAVMETLSQTPPELAADIYNTGIYLAGGGSMLRGLDKRLSQKTDLPVYIAEDPLRAVVRGTGICLKNIAKYKSVLIK, from the coding sequence ATGGGATTTTTTGATTTTTTAACCGAAGATATAGCAATTGACCTCGGTACCGCAAACACACTGATTATTCACAACGACAAGGTAGTGGTAGATAGCCCCTCCATAGTTGCTAGGGATAGGACGACCAAAAAAATCATCGCTGTAGGTAAGGAAGCTGCTCAAATGCAGGGGAAAACGCATGAGAATATCAAAACAATTAGACCTCTTAAGGACGGTGTAATTGCAGATTTTGATGCGAGTGAACAAATGATTGCGATGTTCATTAAAGAAATCCCTGCGCTTAAAAAGAAATTCTTTCCACCAGCATTGCGCATGGTGATCTGTATTCCTTCTGGAATTACAGAAGTAGAGATGCGAGCGGTAAAGGAAAGCGCAGAGCGTGTAAATGGAAAAGAAGTTTACTTAATACACGAGCCTATGGCTGCGGCCATAGGTATAGGTGTAGACATCATGCAACCTAAGGGTAACATGATTGTAGATATAGGAGGTGGTACTACAGAAATTGCGGTAATTGCTCTAGGAGGAATTGTTTGTGATAAGTCTGTAAAAATTGCGGGTGATGTATTTACAAATGACATCATTTATTACATGCGTACCCAGCACAACCTCTACGTAGGTGAGCGCAGTGCCGAAAAAATTAAAATACAAATAGGTGCCGCTACAGAAGATCTTGAAGTTCCGCCAGAGGAAATGAGCGTTCAAGGACGTGACCTCCTTACAGGTAAACCTAAACAAGTGCAAATAAGCTATCGCGAGATTGCAAAGGCACTTGATAAATCTATACTTCGTATCGAGGATGCAGTAATGGAAACATTATCTCAAACTCCTCCAGAACTCGCTGCCGATATTTATAACACAGGAATCTACCTTGCTGGTGGAGGATCTATGTTACGAGGTCTTGACAAGCGTCTTTCTCAAAAAACAGATTTACCTGTTTATATTGCCGAAGATCCGCTTAGGGCTGTAGTACGAGGTACTGGAATTTGCCTTAAAAATATTGCGAAGTATAAGAGCGTTCTCATTAAATAG
- the mreC gene encoding rod shape-determining protein MreC: MHQIINFLIRNKHFLLFAFLLMLSLVFTIQSHSYHRSKFVNSANWFTGGIYGSVTSVQDYFKLKTYNKQLLEENARLREMLKSPNEDNLDLEVLTDITSPIPSDSLRKFSYIPAKVLNNNYAKTDNFITLLGGSQDSIHKDQGVITSKGIVGIIDKTSSGYSTVLSILNSNFTTSAKLRASEHFGTMQWDGKDPNIVQVIDMQQQAPVKLGDTIETSGKSAIFPKGIPIGTVNEFVLDPSKNFYTLSIKLINDMTNLGHVYVVENSYKKEIIALETQQDEE, from the coding sequence ATGCATCAGATTATCAATTTCTTGATCAGGAACAAGCACTTCCTGCTGTTTGCATTTTTACTAATGCTGTCGCTTGTTTTTACGATACAATCACATTCTTATCACCGTAGTAAATTTGTAAACTCTGCAAACTGGTTTACGGGTGGTATTTATGGATCTGTAACTAGTGTTCAAGATTATTTTAAACTCAAAACATACAACAAACAGCTTCTGGAAGAGAATGCCCGCTTACGCGAAATGTTGAAATCACCTAACGAGGACAATCTAGATCTTGAAGTTCTTACAGATATAACATCACCTATCCCATCAGATAGTCTGCGAAAATTCTCATACATCCCTGCAAAGGTTCTCAACAACAACTACGCAAAAACAGATAACTTTATTACTCTGTTAGGTGGGTCACAAGATAGTATTCATAAAGACCAAGGAGTAATCACTAGCAAAGGAATCGTAGGTATTATTGATAAAACATCTTCTGGATATAGTACTGTATTATCTATTCTCAATTCTAACTTTACCACAAGCGCAAAGTTAAGAGCATCAGAACATTTTGGAACCATGCAATGGGATGGTAAAGACCCAAATATCGTTCAGGTTATTGATATGCAACAACAAGCACCTGTAAAACTAGGTGACACCATAGAAACTAGTGGGAAATCGGCAATTTTCCCGAAAGGGATTCCTATAGGTACAGTAAATGAGTTTGTATTAGATCCAAGTAAAAACTTCTATACACTTTCTATCAAACTTATAAACGATATGACTAATCTAGGTCATGTCTACGTGGTAGAAAATAGCTACAAGAAAGAAATAATAGCACTAGAAACACAGCAAGATGAAGAATAG
- the mrdA gene encoding penicillin-binding protein 2 — protein MRKLLLLFIVLTTGVLFIARLFYLQVYDTSAAVLSESNAIKQQYEIPQRGRIYDRYGKLLVSNQPSYDLMAIPREIKPFDTLKLCSLLNIDKEKLVKQLNKAIHYSPRHPSVIVPTMSQEEFAYLGEQMRKFEGFFIQKRSLRDYQIDFGANFLGYIQEVHQGIIDKQPYYISGDLIGRQGVEQKYEELLRGKKGIKYLQKDRFNRVIGPYKEGTLDQEPEEGKNIYLTIDSELQKYGEELMQGKRGGIVAIEPSTGEILALVAAPNYDPALMVGRERSKNYSKLDNDSIAKPLYDRALLGEYAPGSPFKALTGLIALQEGAIGLDDRVYCNGGMRYGRGKPFGCHHHKSPVQMIDGIAYSCNAYFGTAYLNTLNKYDTPQEGIAAWQGHLKSFGLGDFMGYDLPIGRPGFIPGESYYNKIHDYPNRRWGSAATISNSIGQGEVALTPMQMAHFTATIANRGWFYRPHIIKKIEGQDTIPSQFEQKNYTTIDAKHFEPVIQGLNDVYNYGTAANLKIPGIDISGKTGTAENYAKINGVTTQLTDHSTFVAFAPKDNPKIAIAIFVENGYWGSRYGGRIASLMIEKYINREVSRKDLEQWILTHTLEEEYAKPLSGKPFRINDGKKMVGQFLLENNQGK, from the coding sequence ATGAGAAAATTACTCCTCCTCTTTATTGTTCTTACTACTGGTGTACTCTTTATTGCTAGACTATTTTATCTGCAGGTGTATGACACCTCTGCAGCAGTTTTATCTGAGAGTAACGCTATAAAGCAGCAGTATGAAATACCACAACGCGGCCGTATTTATGACCGTTATGGTAAACTTCTAGTATCTAACCAACCGTCATATGATTTGATGGCAATACCACGAGAAATCAAACCTTTTGATACGCTCAAGCTATGCTCATTATTAAATATTGATAAGGAAAAACTTGTAAAACAACTCAACAAGGCAATACATTATTCTCCTAGGCACCCTTCTGTTATAGTACCCACCATGTCACAAGAAGAGTTTGCATACTTGGGTGAGCAAATGCGCAAGTTTGAGGGCTTCTTTATCCAGAAACGATCTTTACGTGACTATCAGATAGACTTTGGGGCAAACTTTCTAGGATACATTCAAGAAGTACACCAAGGGATTATTGATAAACAGCCTTACTATATAAGTGGAGATTTAATAGGACGACAAGGTGTCGAGCAAAAGTATGAAGAGCTACTAAGAGGTAAGAAAGGAATTAAATATCTTCAAAAAGATCGATTTAATCGTGTGATAGGTCCTTACAAAGAAGGTACACTTGACCAAGAACCTGAAGAAGGAAAGAACATATACCTTACTATAGATTCTGAACTTCAAAAATATGGAGAAGAATTGATGCAAGGTAAGCGCGGTGGTATTGTAGCCATCGAGCCATCTACTGGAGAAATTCTAGCACTTGTGGCTGCTCCTAATTATGACCCTGCACTTATGGTAGGTCGTGAGCGATCTAAAAATTATTCAAAACTTGATAACGACTCTATTGCAAAGCCTCTTTATGACAGAGCACTTCTAGGAGAATACGCCCCAGGATCACCCTTTAAAGCACTTACAGGACTCATTGCACTCCAAGAAGGAGCGATTGGTCTTGATGATAGAGTGTATTGTAATGGAGGAATGAGATATGGTAGAGGAAAGCCCTTCGGGTGTCACCACCATAAAAGTCCAGTACAAATGATAGATGGTATTGCTTATTCCTGTAATGCTTATTTTGGAACTGCTTACTTAAATACTCTCAATAAATACGATACGCCACAAGAAGGTATTGCTGCATGGCAAGGCCACCTTAAGAGTTTTGGACTAGGAGATTTTATGGGTTATGACTTACCTATAGGAAGACCAGGTTTTATTCCTGGTGAATCATACTATAACAAAATCCATGATTACCCTAATAGAAGATGGGGAAGTGCTGCAACAATATCAAACTCTATTGGACAAGGGGAAGTTGCACTTACCCCAATGCAAATGGCACACTTTACCGCCACTATTGCAAATAGAGGTTGGTTTTATAGACCGCATATTATAAAAAAAATAGAGGGACAAGACACGATCCCTTCTCAATTTGAGCAGAAAAATTATACCACCATAGATGCAAAACATTTTGAACCTGTGATACAAGGGCTGAATGATGTATACAATTATGGAACTGCAGCAAACTTAAAAATACCTGGAATAGACATCTCAGGTAAAACAGGTACAGCAGAGAATTATGCAAAAATTAATGGAGTTACTACACAGCTTACAGATCACTCCACTTTTGTAGCCTTTGCTCCTAAAGATAACCCTAAGATTGCTATTGCTATTTTTGTAGAGAATGGATACTGGGGATCTCGCTATGGAGGACGCATAGCGTCTCTCATGATTGAGAAATACATTAACAGAGAAGTATCGCGTAAAGATCTAGAACAATGGATCCTCACACATACGCTTGAAGAAGAATATGCAAAACCACTGAGCGGCAAACCTTTTCGTATTAATGATGGAAAAAAGATGGTAGGCCAGTTTTTGCTAGAAAATAATCAAGGCAAATAA
- the rodA gene encoding rod shape-determining protein RodA, producing MSKFSRNVGSFDWVLILLYLALVAIGWVNIYSAAFDPDTQAFASMNNLYFKQLVWIFLGFLIITFILFLDSKFFERFSSVIYIGSLLSLILLFVFGKTISGATSWYNLGFMSLQPSEFAKAATALALAKYLSDIQTNIKTIKDQVRALAIIAIPALIIVPQPDPGSALVYAAFFFPLYREGLAASYLILGASTITLFVLTLVLGPIYVSLIVLVIALILFARNRKKRPSKRLYIGLVAAACLFAFSVNYIFENIFEQRHRDRFNIVLGKEVDAKSIGYNTQQSEIAIGNGGWFGRGFLEGTQTKGKFVPEQHTDYIFSTVGEEWGFLGSTLVIILFVVLILRIIQLSEKQKNDFSRIYGYSLAGILFIHFVVNIGMVIGLLPTVGIPLPFFSYGGSGLWGFTILLFIFVKLDGNRVNEW from the coding sequence ATGAGTAAATTTTCTCGCAATGTTGGTAGTTTTGACTGGGTACTTATTTTATTATACTTAGCCCTCGTAGCTATAGGCTGGGTTAATATTTATTCTGCTGCCTTTGATCCAGATACACAAGCTTTTGCAAGCATGAATAACTTGTACTTCAAGCAACTTGTGTGGATATTTCTAGGCTTTCTTATCATTACGTTTATTCTCTTCTTAGACTCAAAATTCTTTGAGCGATTCTCTAGTGTCATTTACATAGGCTCGTTACTGTCATTAATATTATTGTTTGTTTTTGGTAAGACTATATCTGGGGCCACAAGTTGGTACAATCTCGGTTTCATGAGTTTGCAGCCTAGTGAATTTGCCAAAGCCGCTACCGCACTAGCGCTCGCCAAATATCTGAGCGACATACAAACTAATATAAAAACCATAAAAGATCAAGTACGTGCTCTTGCTATAATAGCAATACCAGCACTTATCATTGTGCCACAACCAGATCCTGGAAGTGCATTGGTTTATGCTGCATTTTTCTTTCCGCTATATAGAGAGGGACTTGCTGCTAGTTATTTAATTCTAGGAGCATCTACGATTACGTTATTTGTGCTTACACTAGTTTTAGGACCTATTTATGTGTCTCTAATTGTTCTTGTGATTGCCTTGATACTGTTTGCTAGAAATAGAAAAAAACGACCCTCAAAACGTCTTTATATAGGTCTTGTTGCAGCAGCGTGTCTTTTTGCATTTTCTGTAAACTACATTTTTGAAAATATCTTCGAGCAACGTCACCGCGACCGTTTTAATATTGTTTTGGGTAAAGAGGTAGATGCAAAAAGTATAGGATATAATACACAGCAAAGTGAGATTGCCATAGGTAATGGTGGCTGGTTTGGAAGAGGGTTTCTAGAAGGAACACAAACTAAAGGTAAGTTTGTACCTGAACAACACACAGATTATATTTTCTCAACAGTTGGTGAAGAGTGGGGTTTCCTTGGGAGTACGCTAGTAATTATCTTATTTGTAGTGCTTATTTTGAGGATCATCCAACTATCAGAAAAACAAAAAAATGACTTCTCGCGGATTTATGGATACAGCCTCGCAGGAATTTTATTCATTCACTTTGTAGTAAACATTGGGATGGTCATAGGCCTTTTACCTACGGTAGGAATTCCTTTGCCGTTTTTCAGTTACGGAGGATCAGGATTATGGGGCTTCACTATTTTACTATTTATCTTTGTAAAACTAGATGGTAATAGAGTAAACGAGTGGTGA
- a CDS encoding Rv0909 family putative TA system antitoxin translates to MKKVFVVLALVGFTFSTISCRETTQDKIENSAEAAGEDIENGLEEAGDAIENAAEKTGDAIDKAGEELEEEIEGTDDYNGDDDNN, encoded by the coding sequence ATGAAAAAAGTATTTGTAGTACTAGCACTTGTAGGATTTACATTCTCAACAATCTCTTGTAGAGAAACAACGCAAGATAAAATTGAAAACTCTGCAGAAGCAGCAGGAGAAGATATTGAAAACGGACTTGAAGAAGCTGGTGATGCTATTGAAAATGCAGCCGAAAAAACTGGTGACGCTATCGATAAAGCAGGTGAGGAACTAGAAGAAGAAATCGAAGGAACAGACGATTATAATGGTGATGACGATAACAACTAA
- a CDS encoding DMT family transporter, with the protein MIKGVVYMLIAAFAFTWMNLLAKYLEDFHPLQVVFFRCVGTFIFIFPYMLIKRVPVLGKNKFWLTTRGLLSFVSLALYFVVIQRIPLGSAVALRYTAPLFSAIFALWFLKEKVKPWQWVALVISVIGALVLKGVDFRIDTMSFILIIMSSVLVGGVFTIVRYLGSREHFLTIINYFMVISIIGSLFFIQHWRMPVGVEWWYVSGIGVFGLFGQVFLTRSFQLADTATVAPIKYMELVYALILGYFLFNERYDTAPLVGMGILVIGMLLNVWVKRRA; encoded by the coding sequence GTGATAAAAGGAGTTGTTTACATGCTTATTGCCGCATTTGCGTTTACGTGGATGAACTTACTGGCAAAATATCTTGAAGATTTTCACCCACTACAGGTAGTGTTTTTTAGATGCGTGGGTACCTTTATTTTCATCTTCCCGTACATGCTTATCAAGCGAGTTCCTGTTTTAGGTAAAAACAAGTTCTGGCTTACTACTCGAGGATTATTAAGTTTTGTTTCTCTTGCTCTTTACTTTGTAGTCATACAGCGCATCCCATTAGGATCTGCAGTTGCTTTACGATATACAGCCCCTTTGTTTAGTGCAATCTTTGCACTTTGGTTTTTAAAAGAAAAAGTAAAACCATGGCAATGGGTTGCATTAGTCATTTCTGTTATAGGAGCTCTTGTGTTAAAAGGAGTAGATTTTAGAATAGATACGATGAGTTTTATACTCATCATTATGTCTTCTGTTCTCGTAGGTGGTGTATTTACCATCGTGCGTTACTTAGGGTCGCGTGAGCACTTTTTAACCATAATCAACTACTTTATGGTAATCTCCATCATAGGTAGTCTTTTCTTCATACAACACTGGCGTATGCCTGTGGGTGTTGAGTGGTGGTATGTAAGCGGTATAGGAGTGTTTGGTCTTTTCGGCCAAGTGTTCTTAACGCGTTCTTTCCAACTTGCAGACACAGCTACCGTAGCTCCCATTAAATACATGGAACTCGTTTATGCGTTAATCTTAGGCTACTTTCTATTTAATGAACGCTACGATACTGCTCCTCTTGTAGGAATGGGAATTCTAGTTATAGGGATGCTACTTAACGTTTGGGTTAAAAGAAGAGCTTAG